CAGCAGTTTTTTATTCATTTAAGTGATTCACTTAATAGTGAAAATGTAATTTCAAATTTATATCAATATGCAACTCAAAGCACAGTGGCACTTGCTGATCACCGTAAAGATGAGCTAATTGAAGAAATTTCGCTATTAGTGACGACTAACAAGCTACTAGTTATTCCACTGTATGAATAGTATTTCATAAACAAGCAAAGATACGACAAGGAGTCAAAATGGGTAAACCCGCTGCTACAATTGGTCATATGCATGTATGCCCTAAAGTGACCGCTAAAGTTCCACATGTGGGTGGACCTATAGTTGCCGGCTCTGGCAATGTGTTAATAGGTGGCATGCCCGCGGCGCGCAAAGGCGACATGATAGTGTGTATTGGCCCGCCAGATAGCGTAAAAACAGGCTCGGGGAGCGTTAAAATTAATGGCAAACCCGCCGCCAGAATGGGCGATGATAGTGGCCACGGCGGAAAAATCGTTGTTGGCAACCCAACTGTTTTAATTGGTGGCTAACTTTGCTAGCGACCTATTTAAGTGATCATCAAGCACAATTACTACAAATTAGTAACGCTCAATTGTGCCCGTTTACGTGTGTAGGTCATGTTCGTTATTTAAGAAAAACCCTATTAGAAAGCTGCTGGGTAAACGCAAAAAACAATAATCAGAAAAATAATTTTGAATTGCCCACCACTGAGCAACTAGTCGAAATAATAACTAACACTAAAAACGATGAATTAGTTGCCCAAGCATGTATTGAAGTCATGGCAAACTTGCCACAAAATAAAAATATTATATTTATAAATGAACTGCTTAATCAGCCAGCGCTGAGTGCTTTTTTTAAAATCATTATAAATAAAGTGGTTATTCAACAGCATAGCTTTAACTTAATTCGGCTATTAAATTTAAACACCTTGTTTTTTGCTTACAGTGCTGATGATGAAATTCCGCCGCAAACACTGGTCACTATAAATCAAATTACCAGCCTTGCGCAGCACCACGGGCCACAGATATTAACGGCTATTTTTGATGCATTAAGTGAGCAAGCCCATCTATCACCCTTAATGTCGTTATTTTTGTTGTCATTAAATTTTGAGCAAGTAAACAGCTTAAGCAATCATGCCAGTAATACCTTATCGGTTGATCAAACATTGCATATTTTATTACAAAGCGGTTTTGTAAAACTGATTGTTTTAGCTAATTCTTTGCTACCACAGGTAGAGCAACCCGCGTTAATTATTGCGCTAATAAGGCGCATGTTAGGTGATAAACTCGATCAGCTAGTTGAGTACGATATTCAACGACTTGCTTGGCAAGGCGATGAAAGCGCGTTAATAAATTTTCAGCAGCAGTTAAAACATAACTGGCCTAAATATGAAACCGCCATGTCGAGTTTACGATTGATTGCAGGACACCCTCTTGATGAAGTGCCTAATGCCATTTATTTATCAGCCATGGATAGCTATAGCCAAGGGGTGTTTAACTTATATCGCTATTATCAACACCTCGCTGCCAATAAAGCTCAGGACGAGGTGGCATCATGAGTGCATTTTCAATAGAGATGGTATGCTTTTCTGCCCCAAATATTAGCAGCGTAGATGCATTATTATTTGACGATAACAGTGCTGTTTTTAATGAACTGCAATGGCAGTCTTGGGATGCCTGTGTTTACGATTGCATAATTAAATCTAAAGAATTAATGGCAGAAGTCACAGACAGCACATTGCCGATGATCTGGTTACTACCAGCGTTATCATTTAAAGATGAGCTAAAACAGTTATTAACTCAGAGCTTACAACAGTTATACCCCGATCATAGCAATGAGCTTATTTTTCATGGTGCAACAGCCGCGCACTCTGCTATAGCTTTGGCCGGTGAAAAAAAATGGCAAAAATTCAATGTAATTGCTTTAGATGCAACCTTTAAAGCAAATAAACAGCAGCAGTTTGCTTATCAAGGTGTAGGTGGCGCGTTGGCCCTAGTTGAAATGGTGCCTTGTGGGTGGTCGCAGGTAAGCCATGAAATTGCAGCATCTATTGATTTTAGCAAACATAATCAGCTAGCAGGTATGCTTACGCGATTAGCTGAAAAAACAGAGAATAAGATAGATCTAATTTTTGCACCAGGAAATGGGGTAGATGATGATAGTTGGCTAAACAATTTACAGCTACTTACTAGCTTAATTGATGAGCACACATATTACGAACTACCCAATTATAAATTAGGGAAAATAGGCGCACTAGAAGGGTTAGTTAATTTGCACCAATTAACCACAAGCCCTGCAATTGTTGAGCATTTTAGTTATGCATTAATGCTTTCACAGGAGCAAGCTAAGCATCAAGGTGCAGCATCATACTTATGGATAAGTGAGGAAGTAGACAGCTAATGCAAAGTAATACCGTTGTTTTACAAGGAATAAGTTACCCAATTTGCCTCGTCGCTGGTAAAGGTTCAGCGCCGTCGGGCTTTGTTGCTGTAGCAGCTAACACGCCTGAAAGTGCCAAGAATCAAATTGCGCAAGTAGGCAGTGCGCTTACAAGCGATGCAGCTAAACGTTTAGACGTTATTAACTTGCTTAACCTTGCAGGAGTAAGCTGTTCGCGCGGTTCGTCAGCCCGTGAAACCGCGAGTGTATTAACCCAAGCTTTGGTTGCAGATAAAATTAGTTGCTATCACCAAAAAGCTAAGTCGGCTATTCAAGTAAGTGATAACACCAATAGCGGCGCAGCAGGTAAAAAGCCAAATAGTAAGAGCAGTTCAACAGCCTCAGGTAAAAGTGCCTCTCAAGCGCCGGCTAAAAACAGTGGCGGTGCAAGTAATAATACCCCAAGTGAAGAACCTATCACCCAACAAGAGTGTCGCTCTGATCCAGTTTCTATGCTTTCGGGTGAAGAAATACTGCCGCTTATTGATTTCACCCTGGCAGGTAGTAAACAATTAATTTGGCGACGCCTATACCGTTCATCGCATGCGGATGTATGCAGCTCTATGGGTAATGGTTGGCGACATGACTTTATGGTGCAGTTAACTGAGCACTATTTACCGCCACCTAAAGTAGGTCCAAAGCAAAAAGGCATGTATTGGTTAGAATACCAAGATGAGCATGGCGCTAAACACCGCTTTGAAAAAGTAAAACCGGGACAATCGAGCTATCAATTAAGCAGTAATTTGGCGTTGCATTACCAAACTAATGGTAAGCAAGTATTGGTAACCCCAGATGATCAGCATCTTACGTTTAAAGCTGGCGAAAACTCATGGTTGCTCGAAAAAGTTATTAACGAAAAAGGCCAAAGTATTGGTTTTTATTACGATGCGAAAGAGCGCTTGCATCGCGTTGAGGTAAATAAAGCGCGTGGCTGTATTTTAAAATATAACCCGCAAGGGTTGCTGGCAAACATTTCGGCTTATCGTACAGGTGATAACAACAAGCCAGTATTACTAACGCCGTTACTTGCGCAATATGATTATGATGAAAACAAAAACCTCGTTCGCGCGACCAATCAACAAGGTGAAACAGAGCATTATGGCTATAACGCCGCTAATTTATTAACAAAGCGTACCCGTGCCAGTGGTTTTAGCCATCATTTTGAATGGGACAGTTACTCATCAAGTGCTAAGTGTATAAAACAGTGGGGCGATAACAACACCTATACGTATCAGTTTGAATATAATTTAGACGCTGGTGAAACAACCTGTATAGATTCGCGTGGTCATAAAGAGCACTTTGTACATAACGCGCAAGGTAAGTTAGTTAAGCACACCGATCCAAATGGTAATGTGTGGCAATACGGCTATAACGCACAAGGCCAAAAAATAACGGAAATAAAGCCAGATAGTAGTGAAATAAAATACAGCTATACCCCTTATGGTCAGTTAGAATCAATAACCCAGCCAGATGGCAGTGTCACAAAATTTGCTTACAACCAATTGGGTCAGCGTGTATTAACCACTTTGCCTGACGGCCAAACAGTAACACGTAAATACAGCGTGGCGGGTTTGCTGCAAAGTGAAACCTTTGGCGACGGTCGCACCGTACTTTACAGCTATGACAAATTTGGCCAGCTAACCCAACACATAAATAAAGATGGTCAAGTCACTAAATTTGTATGGAACGAGCAAGGCGAGCTTTTAGCCAAGCACCATAATGATGAGCTTATTCGTTATAGTTACGACAGTTTAGGCCGTGTAAATGCCACCATTAATAACGCTGGTTTGCTGACTCAATATAAATACAATGAGCATGGCCAGCTTGCGCAAACTATTGCCTTTGACGAAAAAGACCCTGAAAACAAACAGCATCAACACTTTAGTTACGATGATGCAGGGCGGTTAATTAGCTCGCAAAACAGTAAGGGTGATACCACCGAGCAGCACTTTGAAGGGCTAAGCCAGCCACATTGTGTTATTCAGCCCGATGGCAGTGCACTGCATTTAACTTACGATAAAGAGCGTAACTTAACCGCCATTGAGCGCAGCGACGGCCATGTATACCGCATAAGTTATGACGCTAACGAAAACCCAACGCAAGTAACTGGATTTGATGGCACGCTACAGCAATATAAATACGATGCCTGCAATCGCTTAACCTCGGTCACACAAAGTGATAAACGCCATGTGAAAATAGAGCGCGATAAACTAGGGCGCGTGATTGCGCAGCATGCAAGTTTGGCAACCGATACTCACATCGTTAATAATGCCAATTACTACAACTATAACCTGCAAGGTAAAATTACTCGTGCGCACAATGCACAATCAACCTTAAAGCAGCAGTTCGATAAAGGCGGGCGGTTACTGTGTGCTGAGCAAGTACATAATCAGCAACAAGCGCACACCTTAAAATACAGTTACGACGACTACGGCAGAAGGCAATCCCTGACCTTGCCAGATTCAAGTACGCTTAAATACAGTTACAATAAATTTGGCCAACTAAGTGCGATTCATTTACACCAAGGCAACAGCACCACTGTTGAACTTGCAGCGCTCAGCTATGACAGTCAAGGCAATATTCAAACGCAAAAGTTTGGTAATGACATAACTCTTACTCAACAGTTTGATGTATTTAATCGCTTAACACGGCAGCAGTTAACCCATCCTGCGCAAGCGCTATTTGATACCTGTACGTACAATTACGACAGCGTAAACCAACTTATTGCGCGTAAAGAGCAAGGCGTTAGCAGCCACAATATTAATTTTGAGTACAACAGCCTTGGTCAGTTAATTCAGCAAAACCTAGTAAGTTCTGAGGTTGATGCAACCACGCAATACCAGTGGGATAGCTTTGGTAACCCAGTTAGCCAGTCAAAAATTCAAAATAACGAATTAGCCGAACAGCAAGCTACTCAGCACAATGATGATAGCGATGCTAGTGACGCCAGTAATAAGATTGAAAGCAGTCAGTCAGCTAACATAAATAATGTGCTTCCCAGTGAGTATAACGATTCAAGTGCAGCAACGGCCACCAGTGAGCTAATCGAAGATGATGGGGTTATTAAAGGCACCACAAACGCCGACCGTTTAACCCACTTTGGCGACAGCGATTTTCATTATGATGAGTTTGGTAACCAAATACGGGAAACCGGTAAAGGCATAAAAACCCGCCGCGAATACAATGCGTTTAATCAATTAAGTTGCTTTAACAACAACGGCACGCTTACCCAATACGACTACGACCCACTCGGGCGCCGTATCGCCAAGCACACCGAGCAAGGCAAAATTGACTACATTTGGGATAACGACCAGCTAATTGGTGAATACCAACACGGTGAATATACTTGGTATATCAACCTACCAAACCAATTTCACCCAGTAGCGCTTATTAAGCAAGGCGAGGTGTATTACTACCACCTAGACCAACTGAATACCCCACGCTTTGTGACTAACAACAAAGCAGAGGTCGTATGGGAAAACCAAGCGGATGTTTATGGTTATGAAGAATCAGAGATAAGCAATACAAATAACTTCACTCAGCCTATACGCTTTCAAGGGCAATATTTAGATATCGAGAGTGGCCTACATTACAATCGTTATCGCTACTACAGCCCCAAACAACAACGCTTCATAAACCAAGATCCAATTGGTTTAGTAGGCGGAATAAACCACTACCAGTACGCGCCGAACCCGGTTAACTGGGTCGATCCGTTTGGGTTGAGTTGTAAGGAAAATGCCTGGAATACGTTCTTAAAAAATACCAAAGGGCATTTTAATAGCACCACTGAAGCCGCAGATAGCTACAAAAAAGTAAAAGAAGTTTTACTTACACCTAAAGCTGAGCGACCAGATCCGTCGACATATCTACCACAATCATATATAGATGCACATATAGCCCAGTTTAATCAACAAGGTGCAGGTTTTATTTCTATTCAAAGTTGGATGCTAAACCCTGAATATCCCACGTTACCGCCAAGAAAGTTTGTAGGGCTTAAAAGTGAAATGGACGCTATTATCGCTAAATACACTCAATCAGGAAATGATTGGAGAATACTTAGAGATGAACTTAGTTTAGGCGAAAACACTGACTTAAGTAATGATGAAATTACGTATATTACAGTCGAACCTGGCGATGAGCGATTTAAGTATGATATTCCAAATGGTCGCGAAGGTGGTGCATACGATGGGGAATGGATCCCAGGAGGCAAAACCAAAGGCGGTATAACAGAGGCTGCATTAATTAATTCCGAAACTGTCGTTCATAATAACAGTCTTGAAGAGCTATCTAGTAATTTCGAAAGTACAGAAAAACTGCAATCCGATGAAGATGATAAAAAAATGGAGCTTCATAAGGTTGCATGTTTTAAGAAAAATGCAAAAGGTACAGAAGCAGAATATGATCGTCAATTGAAAGGCCAACAAGACGGCATTAATGATATGACAGTTAGAAAATATCTAGATAATCGTGAAGCTTACAAAAAAATAGGCAGAAAAGGTACAGGGGCAGCACAAAGAAAAGCCAGAATAGATTTTCAAAAAGAATTGATTATAAAATATAAGAAAGAATTAAGAAGAACTGAAAAGTTAAGTGGAGAAGCGTTAAAGGCTAAAGCTACGGTGTTAGCGAAAAGAGATATGAAAACTCTTAATGCTCTTCATAATCCTGATATGATTGCTGGAGGTTCTGATGATAATGTCCTTGATCTGGGGGATGCTAGCGTTAACCAATCTATTGGCTCACAATGGAAAGGTAAAGGGGTTGGTGAAGGTGGCGATAAAATGAAGGGAAGCCGAGTAGAAAAAATGGATTTAGAGGCTGAAAAAGCACTTAAAGAGTTTGGGCCAAAAGCTAAAATGAACGTAAATTTACACAGGTGTAAATGATGAATGAATATTTTAAAGACTTTTATGATTACGAGGGTTTCGGACCTCCTATTAAAGGTACAAAGCCAGAACAAATTACAATTGACTCATACAAAAAGGAGTTGCCGAATCGTTTGATTGAATATTGGCAAAAGTACGGCTTTTGTGGTTGGGGTGATGGAATACTTTGGGTTGTTAACCCAGAAGACTATAGTGAGGTATTAAAAAAGTGGCTAGATGAGACTCATTTTGCTGAACGTGAAAAGGCTGGCATCGACAAGTATCATGTAATCGCGAGGGGAGCTTTTGGAAGACTGTTTGTCTGGGGGGAAACTTCAGGACAAAGTATCAAAATTAACCCCTTGTTTGGAATGCTAATACCATCTGATGAAAGTGCTGATTTAATAAATGATGGACCAGACATGCTTATTGATCTCTTTTTTGCTTCAAGTTCAAAAAGTGACTTTGAAGAAGAGGATGAAGCAGAACGGCCATTATTTGAAAGAGCATTAAAACAGCTAGGTCCTTTAGAATTTGATGAAATGTATGCGTTTGTACCTGCTTTGGCCTTAGGTGGCACAAACAAACTAGAAAATCTAAAAAAGGTAAAGGTTATTGAGCATTTGAACTTTTTAGCTGACTTAGGTGAAAAACGGGTAATGGCTGATATTGTTGCTATGTCAAATGAGTTACATAAAAAGTAGATACGATTTTAGTAAGCTGCTAACTAAAAATATAAGTTGAGCAATTACACCTTTACTGTCATTGACTAAGAGATTTTACATGACAAATTTATTTGAAGTTTCGATAAAAAAAAATGAGACAAATAGCTTTTTTCGTGGAGAAAAAAACTATTTTGTAAGAACTCCCGATTTTGACCAGCATAATCATGGTGCAAACCTTGGCGGGCATGTTGAATCTTTTTTAAGATCGGGTAATGGCAACGCTGAAGTTTTCGATAAAGCTTTTCTAAAGTTTTTGGAGTCTTTAGAGGTAAATAAAGAAGATTTGACACATTTTATGGCAAATCTTTCAGCTTTTTTTGCTTTAAAAAATAGAGGTAGATTGGAAGGTTCAACGCTCTTTAGAAGCCTCAATAGCAACGAATCAAAATTAGTTAAAAGCTATTTAACACAGATATCAAACAGTGAAATATATTTCAGTGAAAAGGATAGAATATATATACATGCAAATTTCATCTCTAAAAATGGTAATGATCTTTTATTAAATGTGCTGAAAGAAATAGATGGTATTAAATAAAGGTGGTATACGTTCTGGTTTTTTTAACTAAAAATAAACAGAAAACCTAAACTCCCAGTAGTTGAACACTATACTGTGCGGTAATTATATAATTTAAATAAACTTATATGGAAATAAAATGAATAAAATAAACACGGATGTAAATTACAGAACAATGGCGGGCAATGCGCGTTTAGTTATGCTGGGCGAATCGAGCCATAGTGCTGCCGGCTATAAATATGAAGCTATAAAAGCGATTAGGCAGTTAAAGGCTGCGGGTTTTACACATTTTGCTATAGAAATGCTGCCTAGCTCGATGCAGGAAAAAATAGAATTTTATCAACGAACAGGTAAAGGCTTTAATATAATACAGCAATATTTTGATAAATATTGGACACATGGTGATTTTACTCCTCAGGCCTATGGTGAGCTGGTAAAGGCGGCACGTAATGCAGGAATGAAGATAGTTGCATTGGATGTTTCTGTAGAAACGATGGAAGTAATGGACAGTGTATGCCCATCGACAAAAGCCGTGACTGGAGAATGTTTTGATGCGCATACGTTTAGAAACGATCTTTGGGCTTACAATTTAGCTACAATCCTCAAGAGATCTAAGCAGAATAAAATTGTTGCTTTTATGAGTCGATGGCACGCAGTTAAGAATTTAAAGTATCAAATAGGTGTTGATTCTTTAATTAAAGAGCACGGTATTCAAAATGTTCGTTTTATTGATTTTATTGGTGGCTTATCTTGTTACAGCGACAGGCCGTGTAAGGGAATGTCTAGCCAACAAGAGACTTTGAAAGGACAATACTTCTACAAAGAGGGCTTTCCGTATGAAAGTACGGTTAAATCATTTCAAGTCCACCTACCAGAAAAGCGTATTAATAATGATGGATCATTCCAATGGTAAAAGCACTAGTGACACTTGTGTTAGCAATTAGTTTTTTTACTTTTACGGATGTTAAAGCATCTATGTTTGCGAATATTGATATTAATGATCCGAACTTAACCGTTGAAATTGCAGCTAAGCAATGCGAAAAAAGCTATATGCATGCACCTAACAAATTAGAAGAATGGTGTGAAAAAGCTTACGAAATGGGTCACTTGGAGTCCTTGTATTATATTGGTATGTATACTGGGGATGGTTCTCGTTATTTAGATGAATTAAATACTCGAATTGAACAAGGTGAAGCTAATGCTATTAACACATTAGCTTGGTTATACCAAAGCGGCCGTTTAGTTAAAAAGGATTTAAGTGAAGCTATACGCTTATACAAGCTTTATTTAGCACAAGAAAATAATCAAGCAATTACACTTAAAACTTCTACACATTTTGAGTTAGCTACAATTTATAGAAAGCTGGGTATGTGGGATAAAGTAATAACTCATACTCAATATGTAATTGATAAGGCAAAAAGAGAAGGTCGTAGGGAACTTGCACAGAGATGGCGAGATGAGGCTGAAACATATTTGAAAGAAAGTAATTTGTGAGTTTACACTTGTATTTAGCTTTAGAAACGCAAGCAATATAATTAAAGTTGTTATTCAGAGTGTTACCTAGGCGCAGTCAGAATCAATTTAAAGTAGAGCAATGTGACGTGATAAAGTATTTATTAATTAGTACACTGTTTATTTTTAGCTTAATTAGTAATGCTGCTGGCCCTCGATGGGATAATTCAATAGATATAAATGCTCCAGATTTGACTGTATTAGCTGCCGCAGAGCAGTGCCATAAAAGCTTAATTAACGCGCCTGAGTATCTCGAAGAGTGGTGTGAAAAAGCTTATGAAATGGGATACTGGAAGGCACTGGTTACACTAAGCCTTCATAATGGAGATGGAACTCGATTATTAAAGGAGGCCAAAAAGCGGGTTGCGGCAAAAGAGCCAAAAGCTTATTCAACTTTAGCTTGGTTATATGGCAGTGGTATGTTTGTGGAGCAAGATATTAATTATGCTATTGCCCTTTACAAAGAATTTTTAGCATTAGATGCAGAATTGCCAAATTCGTTAGTTGCGGCTGCGCACTTTAAGTTAGCAAACTTATATGAATCGCAGCAGGATTGGCTTGCAGTAAATGAGCATGCACAATATGTTATTGACCACAGTCCTTTAGCTTATGATAAAGAACGAGCTGTTGATTTGATAAAGTTAGCTAAAAAAGAAATTTTGATTAAGAATAAATCATTGAATGAATAGACTAGACACCCATTCTGATTTTGCAGTTTAGTAAACAAAGTACTACCACTTTATATAGCGTTTCGTTCGGCGTGCATTTTGTATGGTGATGAGCATTCTACAGGTCAACCTCAACTATCGCAGAGGCTGAGTTGAAGATAAGTTGCTTAAGCTCGAAAGGTGTTTTGTATTGATGTATGTGTTTACGCAGTTTTGAGTAACCACACTCAACACGCATAGATAACTATAAGATTAAAGTTGTAATGAAATATGTAAGTCGATGCGCTTATCTAAGCTAGCTAATATAGAGGGAATGATTTGTTTTTTAGTGATAAGCAAAAAAATAAAGTGGAATTTTATGCACTTGTATATGTAATCTCATTTTTATTGCCATTTCCTGCTTCGCTATATTCTGTTGCATTATCTCAATTAGGTGGTGTAGCACTTTGGCTGATTGGCTCAATAACATATATGATTGTTTACCTGCGAGTTGTGTCAGAATTACCAAAAGAAGATAGGTATTTTGTTACATGGGGTCAAGCAAGCTATTTTCCTCAACTGCTTTTTAAAGTAGCCCCTGTATTAATATTTATACTTCTTTGCTTGTTGGGAAGTTTATAGTGTTTAAAAACGATGAGGTGTTTTTATTATTCGCCCCATGGAAGCTTTTACGTAGGTTCTTATTAGTAACAATCATCTTACTTATAGGAACGGTTTATTCAGGCATGACATTGTTAACACAGTACTTTGATACAAGTCCAGAGTGGCTGTTGGGCATTTTGTTTTCCGTTGGAATTATGTTTTGCTTTTTTAACTTTAAAGTTAGTCAAGGCTCTTTTCTATGTGCAAAGATATTGAAATACTATGCTCTATTTTTAGCTTTGATTTGCTTACCATCATTTATAATTTTAGAGGGAAGTGG
The genomic region above belongs to Pseudoalteromonas undina and contains:
- a CDS encoding polymorphic toxin type 15 domain-containing protein, which produces MQSNTVVLQGISYPICLVAGKGSAPSGFVAVAANTPESAKNQIAQVGSALTSDAAKRLDVINLLNLAGVSCSRGSSARETASVLTQALVADKISCYHQKAKSAIQVSDNTNSGAAGKKPNSKSSSTASGKSASQAPAKNSGGASNNTPSEEPITQQECRSDPVSMLSGEEILPLIDFTLAGSKQLIWRRLYRSSHADVCSSMGNGWRHDFMVQLTEHYLPPPKVGPKQKGMYWLEYQDEHGAKHRFEKVKPGQSSYQLSSNLALHYQTNGKQVLVTPDDQHLTFKAGENSWLLEKVINEKGQSIGFYYDAKERLHRVEVNKARGCILKYNPQGLLANISAYRTGDNNKPVLLTPLLAQYDYDENKNLVRATNQQGETEHYGYNAANLLTKRTRASGFSHHFEWDSYSSSAKCIKQWGDNNTYTYQFEYNLDAGETTCIDSRGHKEHFVHNAQGKLVKHTDPNGNVWQYGYNAQGQKITEIKPDSSEIKYSYTPYGQLESITQPDGSVTKFAYNQLGQRVLTTLPDGQTVTRKYSVAGLLQSETFGDGRTVLYSYDKFGQLTQHINKDGQVTKFVWNEQGELLAKHHNDELIRYSYDSLGRVNATINNAGLLTQYKYNEHGQLAQTIAFDEKDPENKQHQHFSYDDAGRLISSQNSKGDTTEQHFEGLSQPHCVIQPDGSALHLTYDKERNLTAIERSDGHVYRISYDANENPTQVTGFDGTLQQYKYDACNRLTSVTQSDKRHVKIERDKLGRVIAQHASLATDTHIVNNANYYNYNLQGKITRAHNAQSTLKQQFDKGGRLLCAEQVHNQQQAHTLKYSYDDYGRRQSLTLPDSSTLKYSYNKFGQLSAIHLHQGNSTTVELAALSYDSQGNIQTQKFGNDITLTQQFDVFNRLTRQQLTHPAQALFDTCTYNYDSVNQLIARKEQGVSSHNINFEYNSLGQLIQQNLVSSEVDATTQYQWDSFGNPVSQSKIQNNELAEQQATQHNDDSDASDASNKIESSQSANINNVLPSEYNDSSAATATSELIEDDGVIKGTTNADRLTHFGDSDFHYDEFGNQIRETGKGIKTRREYNAFNQLSCFNNNGTLTQYDYDPLGRRIAKHTEQGKIDYIWDNDQLIGEYQHGEYTWYINLPNQFHPVALIKQGEVYYYHLDQLNTPRFVTNNKAEVVWENQADVYGYEESEISNTNNFTQPIRFQGQYLDIESGLHYNRYRYYSPKQQRFINQDPIGLVGGINHYQYAPNPVNWVDPFGLSCKENAWNTFLKNTKGHFNSTTEAADSYKKVKEVLLTPKAERPDPSTYLPQSYIDAHIAQFNQQGAGFISIQSWMLNPEYPTLPPRKFVGLKSEMDAIIAKYTQSGNDWRILRDELSLGENTDLSNDEITYITVEPGDERFKYDIPNGREGGAYDGEWIPGGKTKGGITEAALINSETVVHNNSLEELSSNFESTEKLQSDEDDKKMELHKVACFKKNAKGTEAEYDRQLKGQQDGINDMTVRKYLDNREAYKKIGRKGTGAAQRKARIDFQKELIIKYKKELRRTEKLSGEALKAKATVLAKRDMKTLNALHNPDMIAGGSDDNVLDLGDASVNQSIGSQWKGKGVGEGGDKMKGSRVEKMDLEAEKALKEFGPKAKMNVNLHRCK
- a CDS encoding ChaN family lipoprotein — its product is MNKINTDVNYRTMAGNARLVMLGESSHSAAGYKYEAIKAIRQLKAAGFTHFAIEMLPSSMQEKIEFYQRTGKGFNIIQQYFDKYWTHGDFTPQAYGELVKAARNAGMKIVALDVSVETMEVMDSVCPSTKAVTGECFDAHTFRNDLWAYNLATILKRSKQNKIVAFMSRWHAVKNLKYQIGVDSLIKEHGIQNVRFIDFIGGLSCYSDRPCKGMSSQQETLKGQYFYKEGFPYESTVKSFQVHLPEKRINNDGSFQW
- a CDS encoding PAAR domain-containing protein codes for the protein MGKPAATIGHMHVCPKVTAKVPHVGGPIVAGSGNVLIGGMPAARKGDMIVCIGPPDSVKTGSGSVKINGKPAARMGDDSGHGGKIVVGNPTVLIGG
- a CDS encoding GAD-like domain-containing protein; the protein is MMNEYFKDFYDYEGFGPPIKGTKPEQITIDSYKKELPNRLIEYWQKYGFCGWGDGILWVVNPEDYSEVLKKWLDETHFAEREKAGIDKYHVIARGAFGRLFVWGETSGQSIKINPLFGMLIPSDESADLINDGPDMLIDLFFASSSKSDFEEEDEAERPLFERALKQLGPLEFDEMYAFVPALALGGTNKLENLKKVKVIEHLNFLADLGEKRVMADIVAMSNELHKK